The Oncorhynchus mykiss isolate Arlee chromosome 20, USDA_OmykA_1.1, whole genome shotgun sequence genome includes a region encoding these proteins:
- the tmem235b gene encoding transmembrane protein 235, translating to MKLSFSSLVITAGIFGILSFAFLATAIGSDYWYIIEVNRTNRTDTNVSDSHSGLWITYEGQKVYSYTFNSPNYSDSEMHMLNMHSAIVVLLPLSLVLLVFGGICGLISSLARSPTLLTGTASYLILCSVLTLSGVSLYISYSQQAMAETERLVGAERLAQVVSTSFGWSLGLAWLSFCLEVLAGLLLLLASRLATLQHGPQGHGWPLHVVT from the exons ATGAAGCTGTCCTTTAGTTCTCTGGTGATCACGGCTGGCATCTTCGGTATCCTCAGTTTCGCGTTCCTGGCTACGGCGATCGGGAGCGACTACTGGTACATTATTGAGGTGAACAGAACTAACCGGACCGATACAAACGTTTCGGATTCCCATTCCGGATTGTGGATAACTTATGAAG GTCAGAAGGTGTATTCTTACACATTTAACTCCCCCAACTACTCTGATTCTGAGATGCACATGTTGA ACATGCACAGTGCGATTGTGGTCCTATTGCCTCTAAGCCTGGTCCTGCTGGTGTTCGGAGGCATCTGTGGATTGATCAGTTCCCTGGCCCGGAGCCCCACCCTCCTCACTGGCACCGCCTCCTATCTCATCCTCTGCA GTGTTCTGACCCTCTCTGGTGTCAGCCTGTACATCAGTTACTCCCAACAGGCGATGGCTgagactgagaggctggtggGGGCTGAGCGTTTGGCCCAGGTGGTCAGCACCTCTTTCGGCTGGTCCCTCGGCCTGGCCTGGCTCTCCTTCTGCCTGGAGGTCCTCGctggcctgctgctgctgctagctTCCCGCCTAGCCACCCTGCAGCACGGACCACAAGGCCACGGCTGGCCTCTCCATGTTGTAACCTAA